The region ACTTACACTTTCCTCAAGTTATCGAAAAACTACTATTTTAATATAAATGAATTTACCACAAGTAATACTATATACTGATGGCTCGTCTAGAGGTAATCCTGGTCCTGGTGGGTATGGATTAATATTAGAGTGGGCTGGACATAAAGTCTATAAAGAAGTATCTCAAGGATATCGAAAAACTACTAATAATCGCATGGAACTATTAGCTGTCATAGTCGGACTAGAAATGCTAAAAAACGAAGGCACTTCAGTATTAGTGGTGTCTGACTCTAAATATGTAGTCGATGCTGTGGATAAACGATGGGTGTTCGGATGGGAAAAAAAAGCTTATAAAGACAAGAAAAACCCTGATTTATGGCAACGTTTTTTAAAAGTATACCGCAAACATAACGTTCAATTTAAATGGGTTAAAGGTCATAATAACCACCCAATGAACGAGCGATGCGATGTCCTGGCGGTTAAAGCTGCCACAGGAACAAACCTTCTCATCGATGAATACTACGAATCAATAGAGGGTTAATAACCAAAGAGCATCGCATAATTAAACCCAGATCCGCGATAGACATATAAACGAAAAGTAATTACACAAAATAGGTCTGAATTAGTGAGTAAAGCATAGTATGGTTTAAGAACTAATGAAAGAGATATGAAGGAGAATTACTTTGTAGTATTTGGCTAATGCGAATCTAGGTTAAACATGTGATGTCTGGTTATTAGCGTTAGTATATGGCGAAAAATCAATTCTACTGTACAGAATCAATTAACAATTACATCTTCTAAGAGTAAAACCTT is a window of Myroides oncorhynchi DNA encoding:
- the rnhA gene encoding ribonuclease HI, with the protein product MNLPQVILYTDGSSRGNPGPGGYGLILEWAGHKVYKEVSQGYRKTTNNRMELLAVIVGLEMLKNEGTSVLVVSDSKYVVDAVDKRWVFGWEKKAYKDKKNPDLWQRFLKVYRKHNVQFKWVKGHNNHPMNERCDVLAVKAATGTNLLIDEYYESIEG